One window of Mauremys mutica isolate MM-2020 ecotype Southern chromosome 20, ASM2049712v1, whole genome shotgun sequence genomic DNA carries:
- the LOC123353890 gene encoding deoxyhypusine synthase-like produces the protein MESAGERFPAAAVAAVLKPSTGLPEASLQVRGYDFDRGLDHRALLQSYLTTGFQATSFGQAVQEINRMIAAKLEPLGEEEETRADLNPCCRQPSGCTIFLGFTSNLISSGIRETIRYLVQHNMVDVLVTTAGGVEEDLIKCLAPTYVGEFSLRGKELRQSGINRIGNLLVPNDNYCKFEDWLMPILDQMVAEQNMEGVKWTPSKMIARLGKEINNPESVYYWAQKNNIPVLSPALTDGSLGDMIFFHSYKNPGLVLDIVEDLRLINTQAIFAKKTGMIILGGGLVKHHIANANLMRNGADYAVYVNTAQEFDGSDSGARPDEAVSWGKIRMDAKPVKVYADASLVFPLLVAETFAQKASAFASEKQRD, from the exons ATGGAGAGCGCCGGGGAGCGGTTCCCGGCCGCGGCGGTGGCGGCCGTGCTGAAGCCCAGCACCGGCCTGCCCGAGGCGAGCCTGCAGGTGCGGGGCTACGACTTCGACCGCGGGCTGGATCACCGCGCCCTGCTCCAGTCCTACCTCACCACCGGCTTCCAGGCCACCAGCTTCGGGCAGGCGGTGCAGGAGATCAACAGGATG ATCGCGGCGAAGCTGGAGCCGCTGGGCGAGGAAGAGGAGACCCGCGCTGACCTGAACCCCTGCTGCCGGCAGCCCTCAGGCTGCACCATCTTCCTGGGCTTCACCTCCAACCTCATCAGCTCGGGCATCCGCGAGACCATCCGCTACCTGGTGCAGCACAACATG GTGGACGTGCTGGTCACCACGGCAGGCGGCGTGGAAGAGGATCTCATCAAATGCCTGGCACCTACCTACGTGGGGGAGTTCAGCCTGCGGGGGAAGGAGCTTCGGCAGAGCGGGATCAACAG GATCGGGAACCTGCTGGTGCCCAATGACAACTACTGCAAGTTCGAAGACTGGCTCATGCCCATCCTGGACCAGATGGTCGCTGAGCAGAACATGGAG GGTGTGAAATGGACCCCGTCCAAGATGATCGCACGGCTGGGCAAGGAGATAAACAACCCGGAATCGGTCTATTACTGGGCACAGAAG AACAACATCCCGGTGCTGAGCCCGGCCCTGACGGACGGATCCCTGGGGGACATGATCTTCTTCCACTCCTACAAGAACCCCGGGCTGGTGCTGGACATTGTGGAAG aTCTGCGGCTGATCAACACCCAGGCCATCTTCGCCAAGAAGACGGGCATGATCATCCTGGGGGGCGGGCTGGTCAAACACCACATCGCCAATGCCAACCTGATG AGGAACGGGGCCGACTACGCCGTCTACGTGAACACGGCACAGGAGTTCGACGGCTCCGACTCGGGGGCCCGGCCGGACGAGGCGGTGTCCTGGGGGAAGATCCGCATGGACGCCAAGCCGGTGAAG GTTTACGCCGATGCCTCCCTGGTTTTCCCGCTGCTGGTGGCTGAGACCTTCGCCCAGAAAGCCAGCGCCTTTGCCTCCGAGAAGCAGCGCGACTGA
- the LOC123354049 gene encoding golgin subfamily A member 6-like protein 4, with the protein MPSSSAQGTMQSQTPKGDPAWTEREVLDLISIWGELRDHDPGKGTSAANVSMLPRSFPSQRLARIRRRNKRTCDEMFSELLQAARAQQNAWRQTVAEFRKADNERQERRREREERWREREERWREQEERWREQEERWRQRDGRTRDAMLRLIQEQTDLLRRLVELQERQQEHRAPLQSLYNRLPSSPSSTSSSP; encoded by the exons ATGCCGAGCTCCTCAGCACAGgggaccatgcagtcccagactCCCAAAGGAGATCCAGCCTGGACCGAGCGGGAGGTGCTGGATCTGATCTCTATATGGGGAGAACTCCGGGACCACGACCCCGggaaaggcacctctg ctgcaaatgtttctatgctcccccgaTCGTTTCCGTCCCAGAGGCTGGCGCGGATTAGAAGGCGAAACAAACGCACGTGCGACGAGATGTTCTCCGAACTCTTGCAGGCTgcaagagcccagcagaatgcgtggaggcaaacagtGGCAGAGTTCAGGAAAGCCGACAATGAACGCCAGGAGAGGAGGCGGGAGCGAgaggagaggtggcgggagcgagaggagaggtggcgggagcaggaggagaggtggcgggagcaggaggagaggtggcggcagcGTGATGGGAGGACAcgggatgcaatgctgaggctaatccAGGAGCAAACTGACCTGCtcaggcgtctggtggagctgcaggaaaggcagcaggagcacagagcgCCGCTGCAGTCCCTGtataaccgcctgccctcctccccaagttccacatcctcctcaccctgA
- the LOC123353891 gene encoding WD repeat domain-containing protein 83-like, which produces MAFPEPKPKKPELPKKLVQNLECKQGAVRAVRFNVDGNYCLTCGSDKSLKLWNPHKGTLLKTYSGHGYEVLDAAGSFDNSQLCSCGADKTVVLWDVASGQVIRKFRGHAGKVNCVQFNEEATVILSGSIDSSIRCWDCRSRRPDPIQILDEAKDGVSSLKVSDYEILSGSVDGRVRRYDLRAGQLYSDYVGSPVTSVCFSKDGQCTLAASLDSTLRLLDKDTGELLGEYTGHKNTAYKLDCCLSEKDTHVASCSEDGKVYFWDLVEGSLMLSLPVGRGVVQSLSFHPSEPALLTATEGHVQFWREETHTAEEQPPAC; this is translated from the exons ATGGCGTTTCCTGAACCGAAGCCCAAGAAGCCAGAGCTGCCTAAGAAGCTGGTGCAGAATCTGGAGTGCAAACAGGGAGCGGTCAGGGCAGTGCGGTTTAATG TGGATGGAAATTACTGTCTCACCTGCGGAAGCGACAAGTCCCTGAAGCTGTGGAACCCCCACAAGGGGACCCTCCTGAAGACCTACAGTGGCCACGGCTACGAAGTGTTGGATGCGGCTGG ctccttcgataacagccagctctgctcctgcgGGGCCGACAAAACGGTCGTCCTGTGGGACGTAGCCAGTGGGCAGGTGATCCGCAAGTTCAGAGGTCACGCGGGG AAGGTGAACTGCGTGCAGTTCAACGAGGAGGCCACCGTGATCCTGTCGG GCTCAATTGATTCCAGCATCCGCTGCTGGGACTGCCGCTCCCGCAGACCCGACCCCATCCAGATCCTGGACGAAGCCAAGGACGGGGTGTCCAGCCTGAAAGTGTCGGATTACGAGATCCTCTCTGG ctctgtggaCGGCCGCGTCCGGCGCTACGACCTGCGCGCAGGGCAGCTGTACTCGGATTACGTTGGAA GCCCCGTCACCAGCGTGTGTTTCAGCAAGGACGGGCAGTGCACGCTGGCTGCCAGCCTGGACTCCACCCTGCGCCTGCTGGACAAGGACACCGGCGAGCTGCTGGGAGA GTACACCGGCCACAAGAACACGGCCTACAAGCTGGATTGCTGCCTGAGCGAGAAGGACACGCACGTGGCCAGCTGCTCGGAGGACGGGAAGGTGTATTTCTGGGACCTGGTTGAG GGCTCCCTGATGCTGAGCCTGCCCGTCGGCAGAGGCGTGGTCCAGTCCCTGTCCTTCCACCCCAGCGAGCCCGCCCTGCTCACGGCCACCGAGGGGCACGTACAGTTCTGGAGGGAGGAGACCCACACAGCAGAGGAGCAGCCGCCGGCCTGCTGA